Proteins found in one Lepeophtheirus salmonis chromosome 9, UVic_Lsal_1.4, whole genome shotgun sequence genomic segment:
- the LOC121123987 gene encoding uncharacterized protein isoform X1, whose translation MSKNILRIVILLFIFDAVRGDTPVVPDEELNLFTLTWNQLHYLVRESLFNINEIRKENLAILGIMKECFELESCLGDNFIEEQDLFSGDNLNSLDQHGMGALIASLNRQLLSLEEYQKQLRYELNSRKELHYKNQVENYMQQGGGRHRHGWSSEGSQGSYSQYGHNQQGFTSSSGSRGGSRQGGSSEHGTQQGHHQQGWPSSSGSRDGSRQGSSSEHGTHREHHQDWSSSSSGSNNQGSSSEYENRREHQEGWSSSSGSMSGNRQRGSSERRNQDRHEQIGSSSVSGSTDGGRQSGSTGYGTHQDHQGGWSSSSDSRDGGRQGESSEHRNQANRQTSWSSSSSSGSSDVNRQDSLSASGANRHNQQRGSSSSGYGSQDGSRRQGVHGDRKYGFSWGSVPSSGSDDDSNDIGYPDHVVIGGNRQSSSWSSSSSSSQDNENRLDRERGRDQSGHGTDTSRGYSSNSLGNDRENGSEQQRGQHNQYTWTSTSYNYDSQDANRGYGRTQDGTESPSSSSQSQDTNRGYDRTQDGRESSSSSSSQSQGSNRGSGRTQDGRESPSSSSQSQDTNRGYDRTQDGRESSSSSSSQSQGSNRGYGRTQDGREQSSSQSNSRGRGNEDHTQDVNREGSSWGSSSYSSSDSRRRFGVIESSDDKSNTVDSSQTSSSQGNGVTDHGGHQQGSHYQGSSWTSNSHVSGSQDGSSRQQEGGQDQGSSSSSFNRNKGFGITDSDDGDGVIPKSYEWSPSSSEDGAVQEGQYSGSRGQNPGYGRGKQRGGYGGGQAGRFSGGQQGAGYGGGQGGGQAGEYGGGQAGGYGGGQAGGYGGGQAGGFGVGQQGGGYGGGQGGGQQGVTWTATSGLGSNGKIWTNTYSYSSNSVDKNSRFGQDNKGVQGRFPNGTAWSKSYMNSANAQNQNTYFPGLSGMQQGVFSNGSTYMVVDPRQLGQGNQGVFTVNGSTYLVIDPRQLGPDNKGFIGRFPNGTVWKKTFNMYSANTQKQNVFGPRLPGMQQGVFSNGSSYMMIDPRQLGIHGIDDVNGILNGSIWSSNSSSSNSIDDGTTILGPHNQGTYGYRYQYSSSHSSSPTSSSSNNPYINYNKDSKIKETNRELFRGYYSSESHSSEEQTENGKI comes from the exons TTGCATTACCTTGTGCGTGAaagtttattcaatattaatgaaatacgGAAGGAGAACCTTGCCATTCTTGGAATAATGAAAGAATGCTTTGAACTCGAATCTTGTTTGGgagataattttattgaagagcAGGATCTGTTTTCTGGTGACAATTTAAATAGCTTGGACCAGCATGGCATGGGTGCTCTCATTGCTTCATTGAATAGACAACTTCTCAGCTTAGAAGAATATCAGAAGCAATTGAGATATGAACTTAATAGTAGAAAGGAACTACATTATAAGAATCAGGTTGAAAATTATATGCAACAAGGTGGAGGTCGCCATCGACATGGATGGTCTTCAGAAGGTTCACAAGGTAGTTATTCTCAGTATGGGCACAATCAGCAGGGGTTTACATCTTCATCAGGATCAAGGGGTGGTAGTAGACAAGGTGGTTCTTCTGAACATGGAACACAGCAAGGACACCATCAGCAGGGATGGCCATCTTCATCTGGATCAAGGGATGGTAGTAGACAAGGTAGTTCGTCTGAACACGGAACACACCGAGAGCATCATCAAGACTGGTCTTCTTCGTCATCAGGTAGCAATAACCAAGGTAGCTCTTCTGAATATGAAAACCGTCGAGAACATCAAGAAGGTTGGTCTTCTTCATCTGGTTCAATGAGTGGTAATAGACAAAGGGGCTCTTCTGAACGTAGAAATCAAGATCGCCATGAACAAATTGGATCTTCGTCTGTTTCTGGCTCAACTGATGGTGGCAGACAAAGTGGTTCTACAGGATATGGAACCCATCAAGATCATCAAGGAGGATGGTCTTCTTCTTCTGATTCAAGGGATGGCGGTAGACAGGGTGAATCATCTGAACATAGAAATCAAGCAAACCGTCAAACAAGCTGGTCTTCGTCTTCTTCCTCTGGTTCAAGTGATGTAAACAGGCAAGATAGTTTATCAGCAAGCGGAGCTAATAGGCATAATCAACAAAGAGGGTCATCTTCGTCTGGGTATGGATCTCAAGATGGTTCTCGTAGACAAGGTGTACATGGGGATCGTAAGTATGGATTTTCATGGGGATCTGTCCCCTCCTCAGGTTCTGATGATGACTCCAATGATATTGGATACCCAGATCATGTAGTCATAGGAGGTAATAGACAAAGCTCTTCGTGGTCATCTAGTTCTTCCTCTTCTCAAGACAATGAGAATAGACTTGATAGAGAAAGAGGAAGAGATCAAAGTGGTCATGGAACCGACACTTCTAGAGGATATTCTTCCAATTCTCTTGGTAATGATAGAGAGAATGGATCAGAGCAGCAGAGAGGTCAGCACAATCAGTACACATGGACTTCTACTTCCTACAATTATGATTCACAAGATGCTAATAGAGGATATGGTAGAACACAAGATGGAACAGAGTCGCCATCTTCTTCATCTCAGTCACAAGATACCAATAGAGGATATGATAGAACACAAGATGGAAGAGAGTCGTCatcctcttcttcctctcaATCACAAGGTTCTAATAGAGGATCTGGTAGAACACAAGATGGAAGAGAGTCGCCATCCTCTTCATCTCAGTCACAAGATACCAATAGAGGATATGATAGAACACAAGATGGAAGAGAGTCGTCatcctcttcttcctctcaATCACAAGGTTCTAATAGAGGATATGGTAGAACACAAGATGGAAGAGAACAATCATCTTCTCAGTCAAACAGTAGAGGGAGAGGAAATGAAGATCACACCCAAGATGTTAATCGTGAAGGGTCCTCATGGGGATCTTCTTCGTATTCTTCATCTGATTCTAGGCGAAGATTTGGGGTTATAGAATCTAGTGATGACAAGAGTAATACAGTGGATTCTTCACAAACATCAAGTTCTCAAGGTAATGGTGTTACGGACCATGGCGGTCACCAACAGGGAAGTCATTATCAAGGTTCATCCTGGACATCCAATTCTCACGTTTCTGGATCACAAGATGGATCCAGTCGTCAACAAGAAGGAGGTCAAGATCAAGGTTCATCCTCTAGTTCATTTAATAGGAATAAAGGATTTGGTATCACCGACTCTGATGATGGAGATGGAGTTATTCCAAAAAGTTATGAATGGTCACCAAGTTCTTCAGAAGATGGTGCAGTACAAGAAGGTCAGTATTCTGGAAGCAGAGGACAAAATCCTGGTTATGGACGTGGGAAACAACGAGGAGGATATGGAGGGGGTCAAGCAGGAAGATTTTCTGGTGGACAACAAGGAGCGGGATATGGAGGTGGTCAAGGTGGGGGCCAAGCAGGAGAATATGGAGGTGGCCAAGCAGGAGGTTATGGAGGTGGCCAAGCAGGAGGTTATGGAGGTGGCCAAGCAGGAGGATTTGGTGTTGGACAACAAGGAGGAGGATATGGAGGTGGTCAAGGAGGTGGACAACAAGGTGTTACATGGACAGCGACTTCTGGTCTAGGAAgtaatggaaaaatatggaCAAATACTTATTCCTACTCCTCTAACTCAGTAGATAAAAATTCCAGATTCGGTCAAGACAACAAAGGAGTTCAAGGTCGTTTTCCAAATGGTACTGCTTGGTCAAAGTCTTACATGAATTCAGCTAACGctcaaaatcaaaatacttattttcccGGATTATCAGGAATGCAACAAGGTGTTTTTTCAAATGGATCAACTTATATGGTAGTTGATCCTCGTCAACTTGGACAAGGCAATCAAGGTGTTTTTACTGTAAATGGATCAACTTATCTTGTTATTGATCCTCGTCAACTTGGCCCAGACAATAAAGGATTTATAGGTCGTTTTCCAAATGGTACTGTTTGGAAAAAGACGTTTAATATGTATTCTGCAAACACTCAAAAGCAAAATGTATTTGGTCCCCGATTACCAGGAATGCAACAAGGTGTCTTTTCAAATGGATCATCTTATATGATGATCGATCCTCGTCAACTTGGTATACATGGAATAGACGATGTAAATGGGATTTTGAACGGTTCAATATGGTCCAGTAATTCCTCATCTTCAAATTCAATTGATGATGGGACAACGATTCTAGGTCCTCATAACCAGGGAACATATGGATATAGATACCAATATTCCTCCTCCCATTCCTCCTCCCCTACTTCCTCATCCTCCAATAATCCCTACATCAACTACAACaaggattcaaaaataaag GAAACGAATCGGGAGCTTTTCCGAGGAT
- the LOC121123987 gene encoding uncharacterized protein isoform X2, whose product MSKNILRIVILLFIFDAVRGDTPVVPDEELNLFTLTWNQLHYLVRESLFNINEIRKENLAILGIMKECFELESCLGDNFIEEQDLFSGDNLNSLDQHGMGALIASLNRQLLSLEEYQKQLRYELNSRKELHYKNQVENYMQQGGGRHRHGWSSEGSQGSRGGSRQGGSSEHGTQQGHHQQGWPSSSGSRDGSRQGSSSEHGTHREHHQDWSSSSSGSNNQGSSSEYENRREHQEGWSSSSGSMSGNRQRGSSERRNQDRHEQIGSSSVSGSTDGGRQSGSTGYGTHQDHQGGWSSSSDSRDGGRQGESSEHRNQANRQTSWSSSSSSGSSDVNRQDSLSASGANRHNQQRGSSSSGYGSQDGSRRQGVHGDRKYGFSWGSVPSSGSDDDSNDIGYPDHVVIGGNRQSSSWSSSSSSSQDNENRLDRERGRDQSGHGTDTSRGYSSNSLGNDRENGSEQQRGQHNQYTWTSTSYNYDSQDANRGYGRTQDGTESPSSSSQSQDTNRGYDRTQDGRESSSSSSSQSQGSNRGSGRTQDGRESPSSSSQSQDTNRGYDRTQDGRESSSSSSSQSQGSNRGYGRTQDGREQSSSQSNSRGRGNEDHTQDVNREGSSWGSSSYSSSDSRRRFGVIESSDDKSNTVDSSQTSSSQGNGVTDHGGHQQGSHYQGSSWTSNSHVSGSQDGSSRQQEGGQDQGSSSSSFNRNKGFGITDSDDGDGVIPKSYEWSPSSSEDGAVQEGQYSGSRGQNPGYGRGKQRGGYGGGQAGRFSGGQQGAGYGGGQGGGQAGEYGGGQAGGYGGGQAGGYGGGQAGGFGVGQQGGGYGGGQGGGQQGVTWTATSGLGSNGKIWTNTYSYSSNSVDKNSRFGQDNKGVQGRFPNGTAWSKSYMNSANAQNQNTYFPGLSGMQQGVFSNGSTYMVVDPRQLGQGNQGVFTVNGSTYLVIDPRQLGPDNKGFIGRFPNGTVWKKTFNMYSANTQKQNVFGPRLPGMQQGVFSNGSSYMMIDPRQLGIHGIDDVNGILNGSIWSSNSSSSNSIDDGTTILGPHNQGTYGYRYQYSSSHSSSPTSSSSNNPYINYNKDSKIKETNRELFRGYYSSESHSSEEQTENGKI is encoded by the exons TTGCATTACCTTGTGCGTGAaagtttattcaatattaatgaaatacgGAAGGAGAACCTTGCCATTCTTGGAATAATGAAAGAATGCTTTGAACTCGAATCTTGTTTGGgagataattttattgaagagcAGGATCTGTTTTCTGGTGACAATTTAAATAGCTTGGACCAGCATGGCATGGGTGCTCTCATTGCTTCATTGAATAGACAACTTCTCAGCTTAGAAGAATATCAGAAGCAATTGAGATATGAACTTAATAGTAGAAAGGAACTACATTATAAGAATCAGGTTGAAAATTATATGCAACAAGGTGGAGGTCGCCATCGACATGGATGGTCTTCAGAAGGTTCACAAG GATCAAGGGGTGGTAGTAGACAAGGTGGTTCTTCTGAACATGGAACACAGCAAGGACACCATCAGCAGGGATGGCCATCTTCATCTGGATCAAGGGATGGTAGTAGACAAGGTAGTTCGTCTGAACACGGAACACACCGAGAGCATCATCAAGACTGGTCTTCTTCGTCATCAGGTAGCAATAACCAAGGTAGCTCTTCTGAATATGAAAACCGTCGAGAACATCAAGAAGGTTGGTCTTCTTCATCTGGTTCAATGAGTGGTAATAGACAAAGGGGCTCTTCTGAACGTAGAAATCAAGATCGCCATGAACAAATTGGATCTTCGTCTGTTTCTGGCTCAACTGATGGTGGCAGACAAAGTGGTTCTACAGGATATGGAACCCATCAAGATCATCAAGGAGGATGGTCTTCTTCTTCTGATTCAAGGGATGGCGGTAGACAGGGTGAATCATCTGAACATAGAAATCAAGCAAACCGTCAAACAAGCTGGTCTTCGTCTTCTTCCTCTGGTTCAAGTGATGTAAACAGGCAAGATAGTTTATCAGCAAGCGGAGCTAATAGGCATAATCAACAAAGAGGGTCATCTTCGTCTGGGTATGGATCTCAAGATGGTTCTCGTAGACAAGGTGTACATGGGGATCGTAAGTATGGATTTTCATGGGGATCTGTCCCCTCCTCAGGTTCTGATGATGACTCCAATGATATTGGATACCCAGATCATGTAGTCATAGGAGGTAATAGACAAAGCTCTTCGTGGTCATCTAGTTCTTCCTCTTCTCAAGACAATGAGAATAGACTTGATAGAGAAAGAGGAAGAGATCAAAGTGGTCATGGAACCGACACTTCTAGAGGATATTCTTCCAATTCTCTTGGTAATGATAGAGAGAATGGATCAGAGCAGCAGAGAGGTCAGCACAATCAGTACACATGGACTTCTACTTCCTACAATTATGATTCACAAGATGCTAATAGAGGATATGGTAGAACACAAGATGGAACAGAGTCGCCATCTTCTTCATCTCAGTCACAAGATACCAATAGAGGATATGATAGAACACAAGATGGAAGAGAGTCGTCatcctcttcttcctctcaATCACAAGGTTCTAATAGAGGATCTGGTAGAACACAAGATGGAAGAGAGTCGCCATCCTCTTCATCTCAGTCACAAGATACCAATAGAGGATATGATAGAACACAAGATGGAAGAGAGTCGTCatcctcttcttcctctcaATCACAAGGTTCTAATAGAGGATATGGTAGAACACAAGATGGAAGAGAACAATCATCTTCTCAGTCAAACAGTAGAGGGAGAGGAAATGAAGATCACACCCAAGATGTTAATCGTGAAGGGTCCTCATGGGGATCTTCTTCGTATTCTTCATCTGATTCTAGGCGAAGATTTGGGGTTATAGAATCTAGTGATGACAAGAGTAATACAGTGGATTCTTCACAAACATCAAGTTCTCAAGGTAATGGTGTTACGGACCATGGCGGTCACCAACAGGGAAGTCATTATCAAGGTTCATCCTGGACATCCAATTCTCACGTTTCTGGATCACAAGATGGATCCAGTCGTCAACAAGAAGGAGGTCAAGATCAAGGTTCATCCTCTAGTTCATTTAATAGGAATAAAGGATTTGGTATCACCGACTCTGATGATGGAGATGGAGTTATTCCAAAAAGTTATGAATGGTCACCAAGTTCTTCAGAAGATGGTGCAGTACAAGAAGGTCAGTATTCTGGAAGCAGAGGACAAAATCCTGGTTATGGACGTGGGAAACAACGAGGAGGATATGGAGGGGGTCAAGCAGGAAGATTTTCTGGTGGACAACAAGGAGCGGGATATGGAGGTGGTCAAGGTGGGGGCCAAGCAGGAGAATATGGAGGTGGCCAAGCAGGAGGTTATGGAGGTGGCCAAGCAGGAGGTTATGGAGGTGGCCAAGCAGGAGGATTTGGTGTTGGACAACAAGGAGGAGGATATGGAGGTGGTCAAGGAGGTGGACAACAAGGTGTTACATGGACAGCGACTTCTGGTCTAGGAAgtaatggaaaaatatggaCAAATACTTATTCCTACTCCTCTAACTCAGTAGATAAAAATTCCAGATTCGGTCAAGACAACAAAGGAGTTCAAGGTCGTTTTCCAAATGGTACTGCTTGGTCAAAGTCTTACATGAATTCAGCTAACGctcaaaatcaaaatacttattttcccGGATTATCAGGAATGCAACAAGGTGTTTTTTCAAATGGATCAACTTATATGGTAGTTGATCCTCGTCAACTTGGACAAGGCAATCAAGGTGTTTTTACTGTAAATGGATCAACTTATCTTGTTATTGATCCTCGTCAACTTGGCCCAGACAATAAAGGATTTATAGGTCGTTTTCCAAATGGTACTGTTTGGAAAAAGACGTTTAATATGTATTCTGCAAACACTCAAAAGCAAAATGTATTTGGTCCCCGATTACCAGGAATGCAACAAGGTGTCTTTTCAAATGGATCATCTTATATGATGATCGATCCTCGTCAACTTGGTATACATGGAATAGACGATGTAAATGGGATTTTGAACGGTTCAATATGGTCCAGTAATTCCTCATCTTCAAATTCAATTGATGATGGGACAACGATTCTAGGTCCTCATAACCAGGGAACATATGGATATAGATACCAATATTCCTCCTCCCATTCCTCCTCCCCTACTTCCTCATCCTCCAATAATCCCTACATCAACTACAACaaggattcaaaaataaag GAAACGAATCGGGAGCTTTTCCGAGGAT